The following proteins are encoded in a genomic region of bacterium:
- the pyrR gene encoding bifunctional pyr operon transcriptional regulator/uracil phosphoribosyltransferase PyrR: MTFVEKTIIMNGKEVRRAMTRIAHEILEANKGTKDLILLGVQRRGVPLAGMIAEAIERVEKVKLPQGAIDITFYRDDLSTIGPAPRINETNVPMDVTDKIVILVDDVLYTGRTVRAAIGVIMDWGRPRAIRLAVLVDRGHRELPIRPDFVGKNVPTSQREIIKVRVKEFDGAEEVVVGEVQD, from the coding sequence ATGACTTTCGTCGAGAAGACCATCATCATGAACGGCAAGGAGGTCCGCCGGGCGATGACGCGCATCGCCCACGAGATCCTCGAGGCCAACAAGGGTACCAAGGACTTGATATTGCTGGGCGTGCAACGGCGGGGCGTGCCCCTGGCGGGCATGATCGCCGAGGCCATCGAGCGGGTCGAGAAGGTGAAGCTGCCGCAGGGGGCCATCGACATCACCTTCTACCGCGACGATCTGTCGACCATCGGACCCGCGCCGCGCATCAACGAGACCAACGTGCCCATGGACGTCACCGACAAGATCGTGATCCTGGTCGACGACGTGCTCTACACCGGACGCACCGTGCGTGCGGCCATCGGCGTGATCATGGACTGGGGCCGGCCGCGCGCCATCCGCCTCGCCGTGCTCGTCGACCGCGGGCATCGCGAACTGCCCATCCGCCCCGACTTCGTCGGCAAGAACGTACCCACGTCACAGCGGGAGATCATCAAGGTGCGCGTGAAGGAATTCGACGGGGCGGAGGAAGTCGTCGTCGGGGAGGTGCAGGACTGA